One stretch of Streptomyces agglomeratus DNA includes these proteins:
- a CDS encoding (2Fe-2S)-binding protein yields MSENENPGTPGPPNPGGWQPTPQGGEYDAEATAFVHLPEGMTDFGAYGDPLAAPGHDYVPPQIAPHTDPQITAAPGAADPAAPGMWTVAGPVPGEMRWPEPESPQPPAPAHEAGTTGQWSFESAPEPVPPVATELTGQWTIPVAEGDLPDESGEFTTSALASHWATTHPPATLPGGAPSPWANTSAAGQTLPGGAQAPWATQPAGAESTAPTQDFEPRPTHPASHSTVPGGDVSGRSPQGAEHHHPEHTAALPERPAPEETPGRGTDPGAPEATPDAAAEAAPDAGAPDAQPAPDAPAPFTDAPAPAPAPAPAAGEDAHSEHPHASYVLRVNGADRPVTDAWIGESLLYVLRERLGLAGAKDGCSQGECGACAVQVDGRLVASCLVPAATTAGSEVRTVEGLATDGEPSDVQRALANCGAVQCGFCVPGMAMTVHDLLEGNHAPSDLETRQALCGNLCRCSGYRGVLEAVREVVAEREATAAAEEARIPHQAPPGAGGIHQPHPHENHLENPHDGGMA; encoded by the coding sequence GTGAGCGAGAACGAGAACCCCGGGACGCCGGGACCGCCCAACCCGGGCGGCTGGCAGCCGACCCCGCAGGGCGGCGAGTACGACGCGGAGGCCACGGCGTTCGTGCACCTGCCCGAGGGGATGACGGACTTCGGCGCGTACGGCGACCCGCTGGCCGCGCCGGGCCACGACTACGTACCGCCGCAGATAGCTCCGCACACCGACCCGCAGATCACGGCGGCGCCGGGCGCGGCCGACCCGGCCGCGCCCGGGATGTGGACCGTGGCCGGCCCCGTGCCGGGCGAGATGCGGTGGCCCGAACCGGAGAGCCCGCAGCCGCCTGCCCCGGCGCACGAGGCGGGGACGACGGGGCAGTGGAGCTTCGAGTCGGCCCCGGAACCGGTGCCGCCGGTCGCGACGGAACTCACCGGCCAGTGGACGATCCCGGTGGCGGAGGGTGACCTCCCGGACGAGTCCGGCGAGTTCACCACCTCCGCCCTGGCGTCCCACTGGGCCACCACCCACCCCCCGGCGACCCTCCCGGGCGGCGCGCCGTCCCCCTGGGCCAACACCTCGGCCGCGGGCCAGACGCTCCCGGGCGGCGCCCAGGCCCCCTGGGCGACCCAGCCGGCGGGGGCCGAGTCCACCGCCCCGACCCAGGACTTCGAACCCCGCCCGACGCACCCGGCGTCGCACTCCACGGTGCCGGGAGGGGACGTGTCCGGGCGCTCCCCGCAGGGTGCCGAACACCACCACCCCGAACACACCGCAGCACTGCCCGAACGTCCGGCACCCGAGGAGACGCCCGGGCGCGGCACCGACCCCGGCGCCCCGGAAGCCACGCCCGACGCCGCCGCAGAGGCCGCACCGGACGCCGGGGCCCCGGACGCACAGCCCGCCCCGGACGCCCCCGCACCCTTCACCGACGCCCCAGCCCCCGCCCCCGCCCCCGCGCCCGCGGCCGGCGAGGACGCCCACAGCGAGCACCCCCACGCCTCGTACGTCCTGCGGGTCAACGGCGCCGACCGCCCCGTCACCGACGCCTGGATCGGGGAATCCCTCCTCTACGTCCTGCGCGAGCGCCTGGGGCTGGCCGGCGCCAAGGACGGCTGCTCCCAGGGCGAGTGCGGCGCCTGCGCGGTGCAGGTCGACGGCCGTCTGGTCGCCTCCTGCCTGGTGCCCGCCGCCACCACCGCCGGCAGCGAGGTCCGCACGGTGGAAGGTCTGGCCACCGACGGCGAACCCTCCGACGTACAGCGCGCCCTGGCGAACTGCGGCGCGGTCCAGTGCGGTTTCTGCGTACCCGGCATGGCGATGACGGTCCACGACCTGCTGGAGGGCAACCACGCCCCGAGCGACCTGGAGACGCGGCAGGCCCTCTGCGGCAACCTGTGCCGCTGCTCGGGCTACCGGGGCGTCCTCGAAGCGGTACGCGAGGTCGTCGCCGAGCGCGAGGCCACCGCCGCCGCCGAGGAGGCCCGCATCCCGCACCAGGCACCCCCCGGCGCGGGCGGCATCCACCAGCCCCACCCGCACGAGAACCACCTCGAGAACCCGCACGACGGAGGCATGGCGTGA
- a CDS encoding xanthine dehydrogenase family protein molybdopterin-binding subunit, with amino-acid sequence MSSDAATATSTTAVDSTQPERRSEAPAHGLGASLPPADARAKTEGTFPYAADLWAEGLLWAAVLRSPHAHARIVSIDTSAASGMPGVRAVVTHRDVPGDPAHGRSVADRPVFAADLVRHHGEAIAAVAADHPDTARLAAAAIAVEYEVLEPVTDPEQAFAAEPLHPDGNLIRHIPLSFGDPEATGEVIVEGLYRIGRQDPAPIGAEAGLAVPRPDGGVEIYTASTDPHTDRDRAAACFGLEQERVKVVVTGVPGATGDREDGSFQIPLGLLALRTGCPVKLAATREESFLGHAHRHPTLLRYRHHADAEGRLVKVEAQILLDAGAYADASSESLAAAVAFACGPYVVPHAFIEGWAVRTNNPPSGHVRGEGALQVCAAYEGQMDKLAAKLGMDPAELRLRNVLATGDLLPTGQTVTCPAPVAELLRSVRDFPLPTLPKDTPQDEWLLPGGPEGAGEPSAVRRGVGYAVGMVHMLGAEGADEVSTATVKVHDGVATVICAAVETGQGFTTLARQIVQEVLGVEEVHVASVDTDQPPAGAATHGRHTWVSGGAVERAAKMVRTQLLQPLAHKFGMSTELLQIADGKITSYDGVLSTTVMEAMDGKELWATAQCRPHPTEPLDETGQGDAFVGLAFCAIRAIVDVDIELGSIRVVEMAVAQDVGRILNPAQLATRIEAGVTQGVGAALTENLRTPRGLVRHPDLTHYALPTSLDAPDIRIVKLVEERDVVAPFGAKPVSAVPVVTSPAAIASAVRAATGRPVNRLPIRPQAAVAVPSA; translated from the coding sequence GTGAGCAGCGACGCGGCCACCGCGACCAGCACGACGGCGGTCGACAGCACCCAGCCGGAGCGCCGCTCCGAGGCCCCGGCCCACGGCCTCGGCGCGTCCCTCCCGCCGGCCGACGCCCGCGCGAAGACGGAGGGCACGTTCCCGTACGCGGCCGACCTGTGGGCGGAGGGCCTGCTGTGGGCGGCGGTGCTCCGCTCCCCGCACGCCCACGCGCGCATCGTCTCGATCGACACCTCCGCGGCGTCGGGGATGCCGGGCGTACGGGCCGTGGTCACGCACCGGGACGTGCCGGGCGACCCCGCGCACGGCCGCTCCGTCGCCGACCGCCCCGTCTTCGCCGCCGACCTGGTGCGCCACCACGGCGAGGCGATCGCGGCCGTGGCCGCCGACCACCCCGACACGGCCCGCCTGGCTGCGGCCGCCATCGCGGTCGAGTACGAGGTCCTCGAACCGGTCACCGACCCGGAGCAGGCGTTCGCGGCCGAGCCGCTGCACCCCGACGGCAACCTGATCCGCCACATCCCGCTGAGCTTCGGCGACCCGGAGGCGACGGGCGAGGTGATCGTCGAGGGCCTGTACCGCATTGGCCGCCAGGACCCGGCGCCCATCGGCGCCGAGGCCGGTCTCGCCGTGCCCCGCCCGGACGGCGGGGTGGAGATCTACACGGCGTCCACCGACCCGCACACCGACCGCGACCGCGCGGCCGCCTGCTTCGGCCTGGAACAGGAACGCGTGAAGGTCGTCGTCACGGGCGTCCCCGGCGCGACCGGGGACCGCGAGGACGGCAGCTTCCAGATCCCGCTCGGCCTGCTCGCGCTCAGGACCGGCTGCCCGGTCAAGCTGGCCGCCACCCGCGAGGAGTCCTTCCTCGGCCACGCCCACCGCCACCCGACGCTCCTGCGCTACCGCCACCACGCGGACGCGGAGGGCCGCCTGGTGAAGGTCGAGGCACAGATCCTCCTGGACGCGGGCGCGTACGCCGACGCCTCGTCCGAATCACTCGCGGCGGCGGTGGCCTTCGCCTGCGGCCCGTACGTCGTCCCGCACGCCTTCATCGAGGGCTGGGCGGTCCGGACGAACAACCCCCCTTCCGGGCACGTCCGGGGCGAAGGCGCCCTCCAGGTGTGCGCGGCGTACGAGGGCCAGATGGACAAGCTCGCGGCGAAGCTGGGCATGGACCCGGCGGAACTGCGGCTGCGCAACGTGCTGGCGACCGGCGACCTGCTGCCCACCGGCCAGACGGTGACCTGCCCGGCCCCCGTGGCGGAACTCCTCAGATCCGTACGGGACTTCCCGCTCCCCACCCTCCCCAAGGACACCCCGCAGGACGAATGGCTGCTGCCGGGCGGCCCGGAGGGCGCGGGCGAGCCGAGCGCCGTACGCCGGGGAGTCGGTTACGCGGTCGGCATGGTGCACATGCTGGGCGCGGAGGGCGCGGACGAGGTCTCCACGGCTACGGTGAAGGTCCACGACGGAGTGGCGACGGTCATCTGCGCGGCGGTCGAGACCGGCCAGGGCTTCACCACGCTCGCCCGCCAGATCGTCCAGGAGGTCCTGGGCGTCGAAGAGGTCCACGTGGCCTCGGTGGACACCGACCAGCCCCCGGCGGGCGCCGCGACGCACGGCCGCCACACCTGGGTGTCGGGCGGCGCGGTGGAGCGCGCGGCGAAGATGGTCCGCACGCAGCTCCTCCAGCCGCTGGCCCACAAGTTCGGGATGTCGACGGAGCTGCTCCAGATCGCCGACGGCAAGATCACGTCGTACGACGGGGTGCTGTCCACCACGGTGATGGAGGCGATGGACGGCAAGGAACTGTGGGCCACGGCCCAGTGCCGCCCCCACCCCACCGAGCCGCTCGACGAGACGGGCCAGGGCGACGCCTTCGTGGGGCTGGCCTTCTGCGCGATCCGGGCGATCGTGGACGTGGACATCGAGCTGGGCTCGATCCGCGTGGTGGAGATGGCGGTGGCCCAGGACGTGGGCCGCATCCTGAACCCCGCGCAGCTCGCGACCCGCATCGAGGCGGGCGTCACGCAGGGCGTCGGCGCGGCGCTGACGGAGAACCTCCGCACGCCGCGCGGGCTGGTCCGTCACCCGGACCTGACCCACTACGCCCTCCCGACGTCGCTGGACGCGCCCGACATCCGCATCGTGAAGCTGGTGGAGGAGCGCGACGTGGTCGCCCCGTTCGGCGCGAAGCCGGTCAGCGCGGTCCCGGTGGTCACCTCGCCGGCCGCGATCGCCTCGGCGGTCCGCGCGGCCACCGGCCGCCCGGTCAACCGCCTGCCGATCCGCCCGCAGGCGGCGGTGGCGGTCCCCTCCGCGTAA
- a CDS encoding serine/threonine-protein kinase, translating to MLPLSTGDPLRLGPYRLLGVLGEGGMGKVYFGRDGAGGTAAVKVLRPELAHDQHLAGRFVREAQTAQAVTSDGVARVLGARTEGGRPWIAAEFLAGPTLDDAVTSYGPLDDVALRALAADLARTLQDIHAAGLVHRDLKPANIVLTSGGPRVIDFGIARPEHGLTLTTTGQIPVTPGYGAPEQVLGQRVGPPADVFSLGAVLAYAASGHRAYDGPHVAGVQYQVVHGEPEVSLVPEHVRTLVLPCLAKDPARRPVPAQIAQAFAPPRGAGKVWRQGPLADDIGRREAAAGRLAATHPAEPGDGSASPSRRRLLTTLATAGAVLAAGGGTAWWLKEGRSAAPKPITVPPAAKTPTAALLAPTAPIAPLWGPETLAGPRTPAPLPVRDVLIFEAADGGLAAHRVTDGRQKWRAPDVTASAGYVTLSDRLVVTADAEGALHAFVASTGDRAWTAADIDAETLLAADARTLYVMTRERQLRAVSTVTRKVLWSRATPVRTTGAEPPAAATGRGRLVLFPSDGHVVVVDTDTGGDVWEIRGQGTAALAPAIRGDTVFLGGRTLTALSLDDGKKIWSVPADSRVDQETGGWGPPAVRGDEVYAVDYLDLHRRRASDGRGRWSCLLRSYEGTRTLPVVQGGTVWVAESKSYGLTAVSAHTGDELAAYEHGDTASHTTAGDGNRFFAVYDGSVIAMPVRS from the coding sequence ATGCTCCCCCTCAGCACCGGCGATCCACTGCGCCTCGGCCCGTACCGCCTCCTGGGCGTACTCGGCGAGGGAGGGATGGGAAAGGTCTACTTCGGCCGTGACGGCGCGGGCGGCACCGCGGCGGTGAAGGTCCTGCGCCCCGAACTCGCGCACGACCAGCACCTGGCCGGGCGGTTCGTCCGCGAGGCGCAGACAGCGCAGGCCGTGACCAGTGACGGTGTGGCACGCGTGCTCGGCGCGCGGACCGAGGGCGGACGGCCCTGGATCGCGGCCGAGTTCCTGGCGGGTCCGACCCTCGACGACGCCGTCACGTCGTACGGCCCGCTGGACGACGTCGCCCTGCGGGCCCTCGCGGCGGACCTCGCCCGCACCCTTCAGGACATCCACGCGGCGGGTCTCGTCCACCGCGACCTCAAACCGGCGAACATCGTGCTCACGTCGGGCGGCCCCCGCGTCATCGACTTCGGTATCGCCCGCCCCGAGCACGGGCTGACGCTGACCACCACCGGCCAGATCCCGGTCACGCCCGGCTACGGCGCACCCGAGCAGGTGCTCGGGCAGCGGGTCGGCCCGCCCGCCGACGTCTTCTCGCTCGGCGCGGTCCTCGCCTACGCGGCCAGTGGCCACCGCGCCTACGACGGCCCGCACGTGGCCGGCGTGCAGTACCAGGTCGTGCACGGCGAGCCCGAGGTGAGCCTCGTGCCCGAGCACGTCCGGACGCTCGTCCTGCCCTGTCTCGCGAAGGATCCGGCGCGGCGCCCCGTGCCCGCGCAGATCGCGCAGGCGTTCGCGCCTCCCCGGGGGGCCGGCAAGGTCTGGCGGCAGGGTCCGCTGGCCGACGACATCGGCCGGCGCGAGGCGGCGGCCGGGCGCCTGGCCGCGACGCACCCGGCAGAGCCCGGCGACGGCTCCGCCTCCCCCTCCCGGCGCCGGCTGCTCACCACCCTCGCCACCGCCGGCGCCGTCCTCGCCGCCGGCGGCGGGACCGCCTGGTGGCTCAAGGAGGGCCGGAGCGCTGCCCCGAAGCCCATCACCGTCCCGCCGGCCGCCAAGACTCCCACGGCGGCGCTCCTGGCCCCCACCGCGCCCATCGCGCCGCTGTGGGGGCCCGAGACCCTGGCCGGTCCCCGCACCCCGGCGCCCCTTCCGGTGCGCGATGTCTTGATCTTCGAGGCGGCGGACGGCGGCCTGGCAGCGCACCGTGTGACGGACGGCCGCCAGAAATGGCGCGCTCCGGACGTGACGGCGTCGGCCGGCTACGTGACGCTCTCCGACCGGCTCGTGGTGACCGCGGACGCGGAAGGCGCCCTGCACGCCTTCGTCGCCTCCACCGGTGACCGCGCCTGGACGGCGGCGGACATCGACGCGGAGACGCTCCTGGCCGCCGACGCCCGCACGCTCTACGTGATGACCCGGGAACGGCAGCTGCGGGCCGTCAGCACGGTCACGCGAAAAGTTTTGTGGTCGCGGGCCACCCCCGTACGGACGACGGGAGCGGAACCACCGGCGGCGGCGACGGGCAGGGGGCGTCTGGTCCTCTTCCCCTCGGACGGTCACGTGGTCGTCGTGGACACGGACACCGGCGGCGACGTGTGGGAGATCCGCGGCCAGGGCACCGCGGCCCTCGCACCGGCGATCCGGGGGGACACGGTCTTCCTCGGCGGCAGGACCCTGACCGCCCTCTCACTCGACGACGGCAAGAAAATCTGGTCCGTGCCGGCGGACAGCAGAGTCGACCAGGAGACCGGGGGCTGGGGGCCTCCGGCCGTCCGGGGGGACGAGGTGTACGCCGTCGACTACCTGGATCTCCACCGCCGCCGGGCGAGCGACGGCCGCGGGCGGTGGTCGTGCCTCCTGCGGAGCTACGAGGGCACCCGGACGCTGCCCGTCGTGCAGGGCGGCACCGTGTGGGTCGCCGAGTCGAAGAGCTACGGGCTCACCGCCGTCAGTGCGCACACGGGCGACGAGCTCGCGGCGTACGAGCACGGCGACACGGCCTCCCACACGACAGCGGGCGACGGCAACCGCTTCTTCGCCGTGTACGACGGCTCGGTGATCGCCATGCCCGTACGGTCCTGA